The genomic stretch TATTGGTCAGGAgttcattttcttcatcagtaACAATATTAGGGATGCATTCTATGATATCCATCTTGTCCACCAATTTTTGGAAGATTAAAGAGCTTCTCATAATGTTTAATAGCAGCCTTCGTAATCTTTGCTTCACTTCTAATCTACTTCCCTCTATGGTTTTTGATTCTATGGATCTGAGTCTTCCTCCTCCTTTCTCTAATAACATTGTGAAAGTATTTTGTATTACAATCACCTTCCTTAAACCATTGAATCTGAGCTTTTTGTTTTAATAGTGGCTCCTGCATAGCTTGCCATTTAATGTACCCTGCTTAGCCTTTGTTGAGGTTTTCTCTGCTCGTCTCTGAATTACACACTTGATCAAGCTCATCTAAAGTTTCCACTTCCTTTTCCCACTTGATCACCATATCATAAACATTACCAACGTTTTCTCTGGACCATTTTGATAACTTGTTACTAAGAATTTTCAATTTTTGATGCAGTCTCCACATTGGATTACCTGGAACATGTGTGTCCCAAACTTCTCTAACCAAGTCGTGGAAGCAGGGCTGCTTAATCCAGAAGTTAAGGAACCTGAGATAACTGATTTTCGTCGTTTGGTTGTCCTTACTTTTGAATAATAGAGGTCTATGGTCGGAGCCCGACCTGTTGAGATGTTTGACAGTGTAGTTATGAAAATTGTGAGCCCGGGTGTCATTGATGAAGATTCTATCCAGTCTCTTCCAGACTCTTTTCCTTTGTCTCCAATTATTACACCACGTATATTTAGGACCAATAAATCACATGTCTACTACCTCACAGTAATCCATACAATTAGAGAATTCGAAGCTTCTAGAAATTCTATGAGGATTACCTCCCAATTTCTTATCTGGATCCATAATAACATTGAAATCACCCCCAATACACTATGGACTGTTGATGATTGAATATGTATCTTCAAGACTGTTCCAAAGATCTTTTCTTTCCTTAGCAGTACATTTGGCATAGACCACTGTTATGTTGATCTCCTTATTATGTACAACATTAGTGAGATTCATAGTGAGCTGTTGTTCTTCATTGGCTAAGATAACAGAATTATAATCCTGtttccaaaaataccaaatctGCCCGTTTGTGTTAGCTTGCTAGTGTTGAAATCCCAAGTATCTCATATAACCTTCAATCTTCTTCTTGTCGATAAAAGGTTCCATGATGGCTACAAAGTCTATGTTGTTGATGTGATACAAATTTTTTAATCTAGGTAAGGCTTTCTTAGTCCTTACTCCCCTTATATTCCATATAATTGCACTAATCAAGGAAAAAGATGGGGTGGATCAACTTTGACTCTTTCCCCTGGAGGAAAGGttcattttttctttgttttttccatttttcctatttctgcttctACCTCTTTTAACATGTGATATTCCGTGTCTGTTGGAAGCCTCTTTTAAATGAGCTTCAGCCGGATCATCAGGTTGTTTGTTGAGAGTTTCATCACTATTATTTGATATAGACATGTTAGAATTCCCAGTTCCTTCCTCAATCATCTTGCCATGGTTTTGTATCCTCTTCTCCTCAATGTTGTATCCACCAAGGTCAACCACAACTTGAATTCTCGGATGTTTTTTGATTTCTGATGGTAAGGAATCTGACTTTGTATTAGAGCTTTTTTGGTTACTGTTTGGTTCTCTCATATTGACACTCTCGTAGTCATGACATTGCTTCGTTGAATTGTTTCCAGTTCTGCTTATTTCAATCTGTTGGTTTCCCTCTTCTTTATTGTCATTGCTATTCTCACCTTCACTGGGATTGCTTTCATCCACCTTTTCAATAGTATCCGACTTGGCATTGGAGGTCAATTTCCGAGTGTTTACTATATTCATCAACTTATTGTTCTCCATCACTCCTAGATCCTTGACGCTATCTTCAATGACAGCATTTGTAGCTATTGTATTACCTCCAGTAGCAATCTTAGAAGCATTTTTCCTATTCTTTTTCACCACAGGTTTGAACATTACAGA from Nicotiana sylvestris chromosome 12, ASM39365v2, whole genome shotgun sequence encodes the following:
- the LOC138883735 gene encoding uncharacterized protein, which produces MAETWESSKGKQNEESNDCQELKTDEGNQEENWQVYNTKSNRKKKANKTAEGKQNENKKDTVQKYVVRANEAQNNNVSQSPIEVQKKEPSTAYVQNKKEGRKKKKKKKKKKKKKKKKKKTMPKKRSSVMFKPVVKKNRKNASKIATGGNTIATNAVIEDSVKDLGVMENNKLMNIVNTRKLTSNAKSDTIEKVDESNPSEGENSNDNKEEGNQQIEISRTGNNSTKQCHDYESVNMREPNSNQKSSNTKSDSLPSEIKKHPRIQVVVDLGGYNIEEKRIQNHGKMIEEGTGNSNMSISNNSDETLNKQPDDPAEAHLKEASNRHGISHPCFHDLVREVWDTHVPGNPMWRLHQKLKILSNKLSKWSRENVGNVYDMVIKWEKEVETLDELDQVCNSETSRENLNKG